The Deltaproteobacteria bacterium genome has a window encoding:
- a CDS encoding CvpA family protein: MSRIDVVLAVVLALFALRGFWRGFSREVFALIGLVGGVAAAGVYYPDGVAMLPPEVPEIARPALAFLGIFLAVALAAKLAGLLVQRLLGLVLLSPLDRLGGVVFGAAKGAAVLTLGVIVVRAITPPDAIERACADSVLMQPILEITDDGHAAPPPRHLPDPLPQSSPSPAAEGV, translated from the coding sequence GTGAGTCGGATCGATGTGGTCCTCGCGGTTGTTCTGGCGCTCTTCGCGCTGCGCGGATTCTGGCGCGGGTTTTCACGCGAGGTCTTCGCGCTGATCGGCCTGGTCGGTGGCGTCGCCGCCGCCGGCGTGTACTATCCGGACGGCGTCGCGATGCTGCCGCCCGAAGTGCCGGAGATCGCACGTCCCGCGCTCGCGTTCCTCGGGATCTTCCTCGCGGTCGCGCTGGCGGCGAAGCTCGCCGGTCTCCTGGTGCAACGCCTCCTCGGTCTCGTGCTGCTCTCGCCGCTCGATCGTCTCGGCGGTGTCGTGTTCGGTGCGGCGAAGGGCGCCGCGGTGCTCACGCTCGGGGTGATCGTCGTGCGCGCGATCACGCCGCCCGACGCGATCGAGCGGGCCTGCGCCGACTCGGTGCTGATGCAGCCGATCCTCGAGATCACCGACGACGGGCACGCGGCGCCGCCGCCGCGCCACCTCCCGGACCCGCTGCCGCAGTCGTCGCCGTCGCCCGCGGCGGAGGGAGTCTGA
- a CDS encoding 30S ribosomal protein S21 gives MPGVRVKDSEPIESAIRRFKKQCEKAGILAELRKREHYEKPSVKKKKKALAAKKRALRRASRTKHDSAQ, from the coding sequence ATGCCCGGAGTAAGGGTCAAGGATAGCGAGCCCATCGAGAGCGCGATTCGGCGCTTCAAGAAGCAGTGCGAGAAGGCCGGAATCCTCGCCGAGCTGCGGAAGCGTGAGCACTACGAGAAGCCCAGCGTGAAGAAGAAGAAGAAGGCGCTGGCCGCCAAGAAGCGAGCGCTGCGGCGGGCGAGTCGTACGAAGCACGACAGCGCGCAGTGA